The proteins below are encoded in one region of Belonocnema kinseyi isolate 2016_QV_RU_SX_M_011 chromosome 5, B_treatae_v1, whole genome shotgun sequence:
- the LOC117173704 gene encoding uncharacterized protein LOC117173704 — MLRSQKCLKGEAMEAVRASLVSTNVDKAMKTLERRFGRPEYIVDELTSQVIRMPNVKEDEPMPWIKFADAISNLVTTVESLQSTEMSDSYLLKQLIGKIPTGLKNKWGEAILRNTKKASILEFTKWLEKRADTALAIYERPVQEQDKNKHIPAIWNPEHKNAQCSYREKGHKIENCPQFEKLTVDERWDWVIKKKVCFCCFSQEHSRKDCDRKAGCGKDGCHLKHHRLLHHDRGRQHSSVAQLDDLKCKSETPRPTKPANAEGKERVNLTRRKRKRVPLMILPVTLHRLEGKVDTPAFLDTNSTVILIEEDVAVVLGLSGPTEPLNSQ, encoded by the coding sequence ATGCTGCGGTCGCAGAAGTGTTTGAAAGGAGAAGCTATGGAGGCCGTGAGAGCCTCGCTAGTTTCAACAAACGTTGACAAAGCGATGAAGACACTAGAGAGACGCTTTGGAAGACCAGAGTACATCGTCGATGAACTAACAAGTCAAGTCATCAGAATGCCGAACGTGAAAGAAGATGAGCCAATGCCATGGATAAAGTTTGCCGACGCGATATCGAATCTGGTGACTACAGTGGAGTCCCTTCAATCTACAGAAATGTCCGATTCTTATTTACTGAAGCAATTGATTGGAAAAATACCAACAGGGTTGAAAAATAAGTGGGGTGAGGCTATATTGCGAAATACCAAGAAAGCATCAATTCTAGAGTTTACAAAGTGGCTTGAAAAGAGAGCGGATACCGCGCTGGCTATTTACGAACGTCCAGTACAGGAACAggataaaaacaaacatattccaGCTATATGGAATCCAGAACATAAAAATGCGCAGTGCTCATATCGTGAAAAGGgacataaaatagaaaattgtccACAGTTTGAGAAGCTCACTGTTGACGAGCGTTGGGATTGGGTTATAAAGAAAAAGGTATGTTTTTGTTGTTTCTCTCAAGAACATTCTAGAAAAGACTGTGATCGAAAAGCGGGATGTGGAAAAGATGGCTGCCATTTGAAGCACCATCGGCTGCTGCACCATGATCGCGGAAGGCAGCACAGTAGTGTAGCCCAACTTGacgatttaaaatgtaaatctgaAACACCTAGACCAACGAAACCTGCAAATGCTGAAGGTAAGGAGAGAGTAAACCTCACACGACGGAAAAGAAAAAGAGTCCCTTTGATGATTTTACCAGTCACATTGCATAGGCTTGAGGGAAAAGTGGATACACCTGCTTTTCTCGACACTAATTCAACTGTGATCTTAATAGAAGAGGATGTTGCTGTCGTTTTGGGTCTGAGTGGACCAACTGAGCCACTAAATTCGCAGTAG